One Arachis duranensis cultivar V14167 unplaced genomic scaffold, aradu.V14167.gnm2.J7QH unplaced_Scaffold_232525, whole genome shotgun sequence DNA segment encodes these proteins:
- the LOC127744099 gene encoding uncharacterized protein LOC127744099, producing the protein MPRVVSRASSSAAGYDPYAWVVSDLRNSPNQMGEEELTEFRPAEYLCGGTDEEANYDVYVPAPHERLYEINFNAPRVADWIWFYKAMFTQVGVRIPFFPFQMSLLNRISVAPSQLHPNSWASIRCFEMGKHKKGFMSFRSAQGRRIFGLFEDSYHEFKDKYFKVRPVKGRHPFWLSLEKERLIPTYWSFRAGSNPFIKVTYKGMSTVDRRIADILWAVLGRNNVNPHLLMGNREAARDYILGLSAEVTGMDNLYQTFLQDDEGEKTGGQQAMKHRRAARFHRRRARLLFLSSRSVLSSPALSLFHLSSLRSCPCPPLAQDLLCSVLGLLASRDWFHRTIHSTIRIDGSGFILVHVNDLELHKELFACQNSTLSNGDGYTLMNENGSMYRTQNAKSSDVCCERVFGQDQLAMLGEEHPTGVLVRRLDFWLNYVAYFCGGTIGLVYSNNLGQIAQSLYMSSSTSTLVTLYSSFSFFGRLLSAAPDYIRNKFYSARTGWLTIALMPTPIAFILLASPESAVALHAGTAIIGLSSGFIFAAAVSVTSELFGPNSVSVNHNILVTNIPIGSLLYGFLAALVYDSNAYSIPGNSLSETLVCMGRKCYFWTFVSWGCLSVVGLVSSLLLFLRTKHAYDHFERHRISTQTPIVS; encoded by the exons ATGCCTCGTGTCGTTAGCCGAGCTTCTAGCTCCGCCGCGGGTTACGACCCGTATGCGTGGGTGGTTTCCGACCTCAGGAACTCTCCCAATCAGATGGGTGAGGAGGAGCTCACGGAATTTCGCCCGGCCGAGTATCTTTGTGGGGGTACCGACGAGGAGGCGAACTATGATGTTTATGTCCCCGCCCCTCACGAGCGGCTTTATGAGATTAATTTTAATGCCCCTCGGGTTGCCGATTGGATCTGGTTTTACAAGGCCATGTTCACCCAGGTTGGGGTTCGCATCccctttttcccctttcagaTGAGTCTCCTAAACCGAATTTCGGTGGCACCATCTCAATTACATCCGAACAGCTGGGCATCCATCCGCTGCTTCGAGATG GGGAAACACAAGAAAGGGTTCATGTCCTTTCGGTCTGCCCAAGGCCGGAGGATCTTTGGTTTGTTCGAGGACTCCTACCACGAGTTCAAGGACAAGTATTTTAAGGTCCGCCCGGTCAAGGGTCGTCACCCTTTTTGGTTGTCTTTGGAAAAGGAGCGCCTCATCCCGACGTATTGGAGTTTCAGGGCGGGGTCTAATCCTTTTATCAAGGTTACTTATAAAGGGATGTCGACTGTGGATCGGCGGATAGCCGACATATTGTGGGCGGTTCTTGGGAGAAACAATGTGAATCCTCACCTCCTCATGGGTAATCGGGAGGCCGCCCGAGATTATATCC TGGGGCTTTCTGCCGAAGTGACCGGCATGGATAACTTGTATCAAACCTTCCTCCAGGATGACGAGGGTGAAAAGACTGGAGGACAGCAGGCGATG AAGCACCGTCGCGCAGCTCGGTTCCATCGTCGCCGGGCTCGCCTCCTTTTTCTGTCGAGCAGATCTGTTCTATCGTCGCCGGCGCTATCTCTGTTCCACCTGTCATCCCTTCGGTCGTGCCCTTGTCCCCCTCTTGCTCAGGATCTGCTCTGCTCTGTTCTAGGGCTTCTAGCTtctag AGACTGGTTTCACCGTACCATTCATTCCACCATTAGAATTGATGGTTCTGGCTTCATTCTTGTCCATGTTAATGATCTTGAGCTCCATAAAGAACTCTTTGCTTGCCAAAACAGCACTCTCAGCAATGGAGATGGTTATACCTTGATGAATGAGAATGGATCCATGTATAGAACTCAAAATGCTAAAAGTAGTGATGTGTGTTGTGAGAGAGTGTTTGGGCAGGATCAGTTGGCAATGCTGGGTGAAGAGCATCCAACTGGAGTTCTTGTTAGAAGGTTAGATTTTTGGCTTAACTATGTTGCATACTTCTGTGGAGGTACAATTGGTCTTGTCTACAGCAACAATCTTGGACAGATAGCACAATCTTTATACATGAGCTCAAGTACTTCAACACTTGTTACACTATACTcatctttctccttttttggCCGTTTGCTTTCAGCAGCACCAGACTATATTAGAAA TAAGTTCTACTCTGCAAGGACTGGATGGCTAACCATTGCGCTTATGCCAACCCCAATTGCGTTCATCTTGCTTGCTTCACCAGAAAGTGCTGTAGCACTTCATGCAGGCACTGCAATAATTGGCTTAAGCTCTGGATTCATATTTGCAGCCGCGGTGTCAGTTACATCAGAACTCTTTGGACCTAACAGTGTGAGCGTTAATCACAACATCCTCGTAACAAACATCCCAATTGGGTCACTTCTCTATGGTTTTCTTGCTGCTCTGGTGTATGATTCTAATGCTTACTCAATACCAGGGAACTCATTGTCTGAAACATTGGTATGCATGGGAAGGAAATGCTATTTCTGGACATTTGTATCGTGGGGATGCTTATCTGTTGTGGGACTAGTTTCTAGTCTGCTCTTGTTCTTGAGAACCAAACATGCTTATGATCATTTTGAGAGACACCGAATTTCAACACAAACACCAATTGTTTCTTAA
- the LOC127744153 gene encoding fatty acid hydroperoxide lyase, chloroplastic-like, with the protein MSFSPPPPPPSLATPSSAPPVDLPLRQIPGSYGWPLVGSISDRLDYFWFQKPESFFRKRIEKHKSTVFRTNVPPSFPFFLNVNPNVIAVVDVKSFSHFFDMDLVEKKDILLGDFAPSLAYTGNMRVGVYQDPSEPQHGMVKNFTMDILKRSSGIWASELVSNLDKMCDNLESTLSNSSSASYLFPLQQFLFTFLTKTLSGADPSVDAKIADGGYLMFDRWLALQLLPTVPIGILQPLEEIFLHSFAYPFFLVSGDYNNLYNFIKQHGKEVVNRGKLEFGLTEEESIHNLLFVLGFNAFGGFSVFLPSLIDAIATDTTGLQRKLAKEARENGGSTLTLNSVKDMPLINSVVYEVLRLNPPVPLQYARARKDFTLSSHDSAFRVTKGELLCGYQKLVMRDPLVFQEPESFKPDRFANDGAQLLDYLFWSNGPQSGSATSSNKQCAGKDIVPLTAALIVAHLFRRYDSIEGNSSSITALQRAK; encoded by the exons ATGTCATTTTCacctcctccaccaccaccatcactggCCACTCCGTCATCAGCGCCACCGGTGGATCTCCCATTACGGCAGATCCCGGGAAGTTACGGATGGCCGTTGGTGGGTTCAATATCCGACAGACTCGACTACTTCTGGTTCCAGAAGCCCGAGAGCTTTTtcagaaaaagaattgaaaagcaCAAGAGCACAGTTTTTCGTACCAACGTTCCTCCCTCGTTCCCATTCTTCTTGAACGTTAATCCTAATGTCATCGCCGTCGTTGATGTTAAGTCATTCTCCCACTTCTTCGACATGGATCTCGTCGAGAAAAAGGATATTCTTCTCGGAGACTTTGCCCCCAGCCTCGCCTACACCGGAAACATGAGAGTCGGTGTTTACCAAGACCCTTCCGAACCTCAACATGGCATG GTGAAGAATTTCACAATGGACATCCTTAAACGGAGCTCAGGAATATGGGCATCTGAACTAGTATCAAACCTAGACAAAATGTGTGACAACCTCGAATCCACACTCTCCAATTCCTCTTCTGCGAGCTACCTTTTCCCTTTACAGCAGTTCCTCTTCACCTTCCTCACCAAGACCCTCTCCGGAGCCGACCCTTCCGTCGACGCCAAGATCGCGGACGGCGGCTACCTTATGTTTGACCGCTGGTTGGCCCTTCAGCTCCTGCCCACAGTCCCCATAGGCATTCTCCAGCCCTTAGAGGAGATCTTCCTCCACTCATTCGCCTATCCTTTCTTCCTTGTCAGTGGTGACTACAACAACCTCTACAACTTCATCAAACAACATG GTAAGGAGGTTGTAAACAGAGGCAAGCTCGAGTTTGGGTTGACCGAAGAAGAATCCATTCACAACCTTCTCTTCGTGCTTGGATTCAACGCATTCGGAGGCTTCTCCGTATTCCTCCCAAGCCTGATTGACGCCATAGCCACCGACACCACAGGCTTACAACGCAAACtggcaaaggaagcaagggaAAATGGCGGGTCAACCCTCACCCTCAACTCGGTCAAAGACATGCCACTCATCAACTCCGTCGTCTACGAGGTGCTCCGCCTCAACCCACCGGTTCCCCTCCAGTACGCCCGCGCAAGAAAGGATTTCACACTGAGTTCACACGACTCGGCCTTCCGAGTCACCAAGGGCGAGTTACTCTGCGGCTACCAGAAACTTGTTATGCGAGACCCACTTGTGTTTCAAGAACCGGAGAGTTTTAAGCCGGACCGGTTCGCTAACGATGGGGCCCAATTGTTGGACTACTTATTTTGGTCCAATGGGCCTCAGAGTGGGTCCGCTACTTCGTCCAATAAGCAGTGCGCTGGAAAAGACATTGTGCCCCTTACAGCTGCTTTGATTGTAGCCCACTTGTTTCGTAGGTATGATTCTATTGAGGGGAATTCTAGTTCCATCACTGCCCTTCAGAGGGCCAAATGA
- the LOC127744046 gene encoding cellulose synthase-like protein B4 isoform X1 has translation MATTKITLLPLYEKIWEKHKFSRFMDSITLLLLLMLLSYRLCSLYNFFTLPSFLALLCESWFTFTFLTTISTKWTPSHTRTYLNRLFLRVPHLPPVDLFVTTADPVLEPPIITVNTVLSLLALDYPSNKLSCYVSDDGCSPHTFYALVEASKFAKLWVPFCKKFNVQVRAPFRYFSGDSKAYNSDIPGFKQQRLKMKEEYELLCQKIQNADKKSIPCELVDEFADFSETQQRNHPTIVKVIWENKEGVSNGVPHLIYISREKRPEHPHHYKAGAMNVLTRVSGLLTNAPFMLNVDCDMYVNNPEVVLHALCILLDSNGEKEVAFVQCPQRFYDAVKDDAFGNQQVALPLYIGSGFAGLQGIIYAGTNCFHRRKVIYGKSPDLDIQNGNKDHVFINGILSEKEKTKTFGNSKGFVKSAASALEQKTFVSNDNSIHLDHEEVNKVSSCEYEYNTAWGKQVGWIYGSTSEDVLTGLRFHTKGWRSEFCTTDPIAFRGCSPQDSIGQMAQHKRWSSGLLEIFLSKHCPIFGTLFGKLQLRECLAYIWITTWALRSVPEICYALLPAYCIITNSTFLPNQGAGLWIPATLVLIYNVSTLLEQVLSGLSIRTWWNNQRMARITTMNSCSFGFLAIILKQLRISDTVFEITKKEEPSSSDDGNSGRFTFNESPIFLPGITILLVQLTALVINFSIRRGSNTHYGFGEVFCSAYVVLCYLPFLKGLFGRGKYGIPLSTICKSTLLAFLFVQLCRSQSS, from the exons ATGGCGACCACGAAGATCACACTTCTCCCTCTCTATGAGAAAATATGGGAGAAGCACAAATTCTCAAGATTCATGGATTCCATcactcttctcctccttctgaTGCTTCTTTCTTACCGTCTCTGTTCCCTTTACAACTTCTTCACTCTCCCTTCCTTCCTCGCTCTCCTCTGCGAGTCATGGTTCACCTTCACTTTCCTCACCACCATTTCGACCAAATGGACTCCTTCACACACAAGAACCTACCTTAACCGCCTCTTCCTTCGGGTTCCTCATCTTCCACCTGTCGACCTGTTTGTTACAACGGCAGATCCAGTTCTTGAACCACCAATCATAACGGTCAACACTGTTCTCTCACTGTTGGCGCTTGATTACCCTTCCAACAAGCTTTCTTGCTATGTCTCCGATGACGGTTGCTCCCCTCATACCTTCTATGCTCTTGTGGAGGCTTCAAAGTTTGCAAAGCTTTGGGTTCCTTTCTGCAAGAAGTTCAATGTGCAAGTTAGAGCACCGTTTAGATACTTCTCAGGTGATTCTAAAGCCTATAACAGCGACATCCCTGGATTTAAACAACAAAGGTTGAAAATGAag GAGGAGTATGAGCTACTTTGCCAGAAGATTCAAAATGCAGATAAAAAATCTATTCCATGTGAGCTTGTTGACGAATTTGCAGACTTCTCAGAAACTCAGCAGAGAAATCATCCCACCATAGTTAAG GTGATATGGGAGAACAAAGAAGGGGTCTCAAATGGGGTGCCCCACTTGATCTACATATCCAGAGAGAAGAGACCAGAACATCCACATCATTACAAAGCTGGTGCTATGAATGTGTTG ACTAGAGTCTCTGGATTGTTGACAAATGCTCCGTTTATGCTGAATGTGGATTGTGACATGTATGTGAACAATCCTGAGGTTGTTCTACACGCACTCTGCATTTTGTTGGACTCAAACGGTGAAAAAGAAGTTGCATTCGTTCAATGTCCACAGCGATTCTATGATGCAGTAAAGGATGACGCTTTTGGAAATCAGCAAGTGGCTTTGCCTTTG TATATAGGAAGTGGATTTGCAGGACTACAAGGGATCATATATGCAGGAACAAATTGTTTCCACAGGAGAAAAGTTATTTACGGCAAATCTCCCGATCTTGACATTCAAAATGGGAACAAGGATCATGTTTTCATCAATG GAATATTATcagaaaaggaaaaaacaaaaacatttgGCAATTCAAAGGGGTTCGTCAAATCAGCTGCTAGTGCTTTGGAGCAAAAGACATTCGTTTCCAATGATAATTCCATACACCTTGATCATGAGGAAGTGAACAAGGTTTCTAGTTGTGAATATGAATACAACACCGCCTGGGGTAAACAG GTGGGGTGGATATATGGGTCAACATCAGAGGATGTGTTGACTGGGCTGAGATTTCACACAAAAGGTTGGAGATCTGAATTTTGCACAACAGATCCAATAGCATTTAGGGGATGCTCACCTCAAGATAGTATAGGCCAGATGGCCCAACATAAGAGATGGTCCTCtggcttgcttgaaattttCCTAAGCAAGCACTGTCCTATCTTTGGGACCCTTTTTGGTAAGCTACAATTGAGAGAATGTTTGGCATATATTTGGATCACTACTTGGGCCTTAAGATCTGTCCCTGAAATCTGCTATGCTCTTCTACCTGCCTATTGTATCATCACCAATTCCACCTTCTTGCCAAATCAG GGAGCAGGTTTATGGATACCAGCTACACTGGTATTGATCTACAACGTATCTACATTGTTAGAGCAAGTGTTAAGCGGGTTGTCAATTCGGACATGGTGGAACAACCAGAGGATGGCAAGAATAACAACCATGAATTCCTGCTCTTTTGGATTCTTGGCTATAATACTCAAGCAACTGAGAATATCAGACACAGTCTTCGAAATAACAAAGAAAGAGGAACCTTCTTCTAGTGACGATGGGAATTCTGGAAGGTTCACCTTCAACGAGTCTCCCATCTTTCTACCAGGGATAACTATTTTGCTTGTTCAACTCACTGCTTTGGTTATCAACTTCTCAATCAGAAGAGGGAGCAACACACATTATGGTTTTGGTGAAGTGTTTTGCAGTGCCTATGTGGTTCTATGTTACTTGCCATTCTTGAAAGGCTTGTTTGGGAGAGGAAAATATGGGATTCCATTATCCACAATATGCAAGTCAACTCTGCTGGCTTTTCTGTTTGTGCAATTATGTAGGAGCCAAAGCAGTTAA
- the LOC127744046 gene encoding cellulose synthase-like protein B4 isoform X2, translating into MATTKITLLPLYEKIWEKHKFSRFMDSITLLLLLMLLSYRLCSLYNFFTLPSFLALLCESWFTFTFLTTISTKWTPSHTRTYLNRLFLRVPHLPPVDLFVTTADPVLEPPIITVNTVLSLLALDYPSNKLSCYVSDDGCSPHTFYALVEASKFAKLWVPFCKKFNVQVRAPFRYFSGDSKAYNSDIPGFKQQRLKMKEEYELLCQKIQNADKKSIPCELVDEFADFSETQQRNHPTIVKVIWENKEGVSNGVPHLIYISREKRPEHPHHYKAGAMNVLTRVSGLLTNAPFMLNVDCDMYVNNPEVVLHALCILLDSNGEKEVAFVQCPQRFYDAVKDDAFGNQQVALPLYIGSGFAGLQGIIYAGTNCFHRRKVIYGKSPDLDIQNGNKDHVFINGILSEKEKTKTFGNSKGFVKSAASALEQKTFVSNDNSIHLDHEEVNKVSSCEYEYNTAWGKQVGWIYGSTSEDVLTGLRFHTKGWRSEFCTTDPIAFRGCSPQDSIGQMAQHKRWSSGLLEIFLSKHCPIFGTLFGKLQLRECLAYIWITTWALRSVPEICYALLPAYCIITNSTFLPNQVYGYQLHWY; encoded by the exons ATGGCGACCACGAAGATCACACTTCTCCCTCTCTATGAGAAAATATGGGAGAAGCACAAATTCTCAAGATTCATGGATTCCATcactcttctcctccttctgaTGCTTCTTTCTTACCGTCTCTGTTCCCTTTACAACTTCTTCACTCTCCCTTCCTTCCTCGCTCTCCTCTGCGAGTCATGGTTCACCTTCACTTTCCTCACCACCATTTCGACCAAATGGACTCCTTCACACACAAGAACCTACCTTAACCGCCTCTTCCTTCGGGTTCCTCATCTTCCACCTGTCGACCTGTTTGTTACAACGGCAGATCCAGTTCTTGAACCACCAATCATAACGGTCAACACTGTTCTCTCACTGTTGGCGCTTGATTACCCTTCCAACAAGCTTTCTTGCTATGTCTCCGATGACGGTTGCTCCCCTCATACCTTCTATGCTCTTGTGGAGGCTTCAAAGTTTGCAAAGCTTTGGGTTCCTTTCTGCAAGAAGTTCAATGTGCAAGTTAGAGCACCGTTTAGATACTTCTCAGGTGATTCTAAAGCCTATAACAGCGACATCCCTGGATTTAAACAACAAAGGTTGAAAATGAag GAGGAGTATGAGCTACTTTGCCAGAAGATTCAAAATGCAGATAAAAAATCTATTCCATGTGAGCTTGTTGACGAATTTGCAGACTTCTCAGAAACTCAGCAGAGAAATCATCCCACCATAGTTAAG GTGATATGGGAGAACAAAGAAGGGGTCTCAAATGGGGTGCCCCACTTGATCTACATATCCAGAGAGAAGAGACCAGAACATCCACATCATTACAAAGCTGGTGCTATGAATGTGTTG ACTAGAGTCTCTGGATTGTTGACAAATGCTCCGTTTATGCTGAATGTGGATTGTGACATGTATGTGAACAATCCTGAGGTTGTTCTACACGCACTCTGCATTTTGTTGGACTCAAACGGTGAAAAAGAAGTTGCATTCGTTCAATGTCCACAGCGATTCTATGATGCAGTAAAGGATGACGCTTTTGGAAATCAGCAAGTGGCTTTGCCTTTG TATATAGGAAGTGGATTTGCAGGACTACAAGGGATCATATATGCAGGAACAAATTGTTTCCACAGGAGAAAAGTTATTTACGGCAAATCTCCCGATCTTGACATTCAAAATGGGAACAAGGATCATGTTTTCATCAATG GAATATTATcagaaaaggaaaaaacaaaaacatttgGCAATTCAAAGGGGTTCGTCAAATCAGCTGCTAGTGCTTTGGAGCAAAAGACATTCGTTTCCAATGATAATTCCATACACCTTGATCATGAGGAAGTGAACAAGGTTTCTAGTTGTGAATATGAATACAACACCGCCTGGGGTAAACAG GTGGGGTGGATATATGGGTCAACATCAGAGGATGTGTTGACTGGGCTGAGATTTCACACAAAAGGTTGGAGATCTGAATTTTGCACAACAGATCCAATAGCATTTAGGGGATGCTCACCTCAAGATAGTATAGGCCAGATGGCCCAACATAAGAGATGGTCCTCtggcttgcttgaaattttCCTAAGCAAGCACTGTCCTATCTTTGGGACCCTTTTTGGTAAGCTACAATTGAGAGAATGTTTGGCATATATTTGGATCACTACTTGGGCCTTAAGATCTGTCCCTGAAATCTGCTATGCTCTTCTACCTGCCTATTGTATCATCACCAATTCCACCTTCTTGCCAAATCAG GTTTATGGATACCAGCTACACTGGTATTGA
- the LOC127744151 gene encoding constitutive photomorphogenesis protein 10-like isoform X2, whose protein sequence is MMTSGRPSSSSAPTYSWAPTTSVSASSKRIHREMVELNNDPPPHCSATIIGPPETAYQSGIFFLDIIFLSDYPLNPPQDGWSPDNAVVPAIAHLYLENKAKHDLVAGEWTARFAK, encoded by the exons ATGATGACATCAGGAAGACCCTCTTCGAGCTCAGCACCAACCTATTCATGGGCGCCGACAACGTCTGTGTCAGCATCGAGCAAGAGGATACATAGGGAGATGGTGGAGCTCAACAACGACCCTCCTCCACACTGCTCTGCCACCATCATTGGCCCCCCTG AAACTGCATACCAAAGTGGCATATTTTTCCTTGACATCATATTTCTTTCTGATTATCCCCTCAACCCTCCCCAA GATGGTTGGAG TCCAGATAACGCTGTTGTCCCTGCCATTGCTCACTTGTATTTGGAAAACAAAGCAAAACATGATCTTGTTGCTGGAGAGTGGACTGCTCGTTTTGCCAAGTGA
- the LOC127744151 gene encoding constitutive photomorphogenesis protein 10-like isoform X1 produces the protein MMTSGRPSSSSAPTYSWAPTTSVSASSKRIHREMVELNNDPPPHCSATIIGPPETAYQSGIFFLDIIFLSDYPLNPPQDGWSPALTITKVLTAIRSLITLLSLPLLTCIWKTKQNMILLLESGLLVLPSELFKPFNFFCTMFFNDVYM, from the exons ATGATGACATCAGGAAGACCCTCTTCGAGCTCAGCACCAACCTATTCATGGGCGCCGACAACGTCTGTGTCAGCATCGAGCAAGAGGATACATAGGGAGATGGTGGAGCTCAACAACGACCCTCCTCCACACTGCTCTGCCACCATCATTGGCCCCCCTG AAACTGCATACCAAAGTGGCATATTTTTCCTTGACATCATATTTCTTTCTGATTATCCCCTCAACCCTCCCCAA GATGGTTGGAGTCCAGCACTAACCATTACCAAAGTGCTAACTGCAATTAGATCACTT ATAACGCTGTTGTCCCTGCCATTGCTCACTTGTATTTGGAAAACAAAGCAAAACATGATCTTGTTGCTGGAGAGTGGACTGCTCGTTTTGCCAAGTGAATTGTTCAAGCCTTTTAACTTCTTTTGTACCATGTTCTTTAATGATGTCTATATGTGA
- the LOC107462040 gene encoding uncharacterized protein LOC107462040, translated as MGVSVNGVAVRVALAVVALCIGGYILGPPLYWHLREAIAASSSVSLSSCAPCVCDCSSQPLISLPQGLSNASIGDCAKHNPEVNGDTEKNFVELLSEELKLRETQALENQHRADIALLEAKKVASQYQKESDKCNSGMETCEEARERSEASLVAQKKLTALWELRARQKGWKEGATKSSSKSQAKAKVQSA; from the exons ATGGGTGTGAGTGTGAATGGCGTGGCGGTGAGGGTAGCTTTGGCGGTGGTGGCGCTCTGCATTGGAGGCTACATTTTGGGTCCGCCTCTCTATTGGCACCTCCGAGAAGCcattgctgcttcttcttctgtttctctttcttcttgtgCTCCTTGCGTCTGCGATTGCTCTTCCCAACCCCTTATTTCTCTTCCTCAAG GTCTTAGCAACGCTTCAATTGGAG ATTGTGCAAAGCACAACCCGGAGGTGAATGGAGACACCGAAAAGAACTTTGTGGAGCTACTGTCGGAAGAATTGAAGCTGCGGGAAACTCAAGCCTTGGAAAACCAGCACCGTGCCGACATAGCCCTACTTGAGGCCAAGAAGGTTGCATCTCAGTATCAGAAGGAATCAGACAAGTGCAATTCAGGGATGGAGACGTGTGAGGAGGCCAGGGAAAGGTCCGAGGCGTCATTAGTGGCACAGAAGAAGCTAACTGCGTTGTGGGAGCTGAGAGCTCGCCAGAAAGGGTGGAAAGAAGGGGCCACCAAATCCAGTTCAAAGTCTCAAGCAAAAGCAAAAGTACAGAGTGCTTAG